The DNA window tctatttaaaaaatgaggCACAAATAAGAGTGATGTAAAGATTATGTAATTGGTGTTTtgattaaaacaattatatatatatatatatatatatatatatatatatatatatatatatatatatatatatattatataggaGTTTCATTATATacttaaattaacaaaattaatttatattaaaaaattacttagttaataaaattaattagttagtgtgaactaactaattaattgtttattattttctatcatattttgttaattttttaaatttaattaataattgacaatttatattataatttgcactttgataattaatattttatttggcagaaaaaacattaataagcTAATTCAAATATTAACCCCATTTTGGACTTCGAATTTCTGTTCCAATCTCTTCAATGGAGCACTTGCAAACTTTCTCTTTATCTTTCGCtatctttatttaatcattCTCATAAGTATTAGAATAAGATCAAATTCATTTATCTGTTTACCTCTTTCttattcatttcttttaatatacTCACATTTTCATTCTCCTCTCTAAAATATCTAATTTCTCACCCTAAATCTATTAATTAACCtattaattagatatttatctcaataaatttaataattaattaattttataaacataatatatataattaaaattaataatactttattaaataattaaaataaaatttaaatattatatattaaaataaaatacattatataaatattaaaataaaatatattaaataaatatgaacatattttatctttatttaattttataaatataatatgattattaaaattaaacatattaaattaaataattcaaataaatattatatattaaaataaaatatattacattaatgaaaataaatcaaataaaactttattttatctttatatatgttattttattcttacattaaagaaaataaatcaaataaaactttattttattcttacaattttattttatctctatacattttatataatatatttatttgaattatttatttttatctttacttaattttataaatatattatattttattttattataatattcattttaggAGTGAGtacataattcaattttattatacaacttaatttattttaatgtttatataatgtatatttatttaaattatttagtttcatcttatattatttaaaataatctcataatttaattcattaattaaaatattaaaaatactattttttattttatatttttatacattatatattaatatcaaattatttgttatttataatctaaataaacaaaaattagaaataacccATTAGAAACACTAGATATACAATGTCTATGTTTATACACTGTTATACATTAATTCTttactaattatattttttgttctgattttaatatttcaattagaatgactataaaataattaaacataataaggTGACACTTCATATAAGTCAAAAACACCAAATAACTAATGAACTAAAGAGAAAATTGTGTGGGAAACATGCTTATAATCTCAATGTTATTaagattattaaatttatggTTGACATGAGTTTTAAATCTAAGGAAGAGATGTTAAAATGACaataatcaaatacaattgTGAGAATGAGGTGGCTTTAAGGTTAAGTATCTATAAACACAATAGAATTAAAGTCATATCCATTAAAGGAAAGTGTTTTGATAATTGTTTGTCAATAAAAATAAGACCAATTCGATGTCTTGGATTGGATGGTAAAGACTTCTCAACCAGAGcatatttattgtaaaaataacaaaaatgttGGAACTCCTCAATTCATCGCCTTAAAGTATGAGAAAATGATTAAGATAGATTGGGTTAGTTCAATCATGTTTGTTCAGACACAGTTTGAATCCACTCATGCAACACCATCTGTATACAATAGATCCGTCGATTACATTGAAAGTTCTAATCAAAGACTGGAGTTACCAAATCAAAGACTGTAAATCTTGTTCAAATAGTAAATCTTGTCGGTGAAATAATTAACTGAATCAATGAAAGTTTGAAGAGATTCTAGGTGGGAGACTAGGTTAACAAATAAGAGAAATAGTCAATTACCAAATAAGAATGTTTAACTTGTTTTGGAGGCATCTTTAATCATCATAGGCAAATTGAAATGATTAGTTTTAGGATAAATGCATGCAATTGctcaaatctttaaaataaactcTGATATCAGATAgatgttataaattatataacacctttttttcattaaactcaaacatatatattaaccCTCTCACTGGTGCTCATTTTATTGTCAATGGTGGGCTTATTCTCTTCAACTTGGACACCTTTTCCTTGGAAttcctcttcttcctccctTATTCTCAAAGCTTCCTTCTCTTCATTTTCCATAATTTTATCTTTCAAGAAACGAACTACGCCCCCAAGCGCTGTCTCGGGCTGCTCACTCTTCAACAATTGCTCGGCAATTTCGGCCGGGGTTGCCATTGCCATCTCCAACACAGACTTGACATCGTCGAATAGAGCATGTTCAGTCAATCCCAAGTAATTCTTAGCTAGAGTTTGGAATCCACAAAATGTGCAATAAGACATGTGAACATGCAAGTCCATTCGGCCCGGTCTTAATAGAGCTAGATCCAACCGATCTTTGTGGTTTGTGGTAAAGATAATGATCCGCTCGTCCCCACAACTAGACCATAGCCCGTCGATAAAATTTAGAATGCCAGACAATGTTAcctgaaattaaaaaaataataccattttttaagtttttttttaagacaataaccattttttttgttttgttttctgtaATAATTCCTCAATactatttttgtaaatttactATAATGAGACGCAATAACTATATATAACCCAATGTAGTAACCcaacttaaattaaaatgtaattttaagtgaaaattaagTCTAGGATTCTGCTACATACAAGGCTTTTAAGACTGTAATTTATTAAGCCATTAAGCAACTTGTGAGGACTACCCTATAACCTGGAGTTGGGGTGTCcaagtgaaaaataaaaattattattattttttttaatttagcagttttattttgtattattttatttatttatttattatttttattttatttttttaagaaaggagaactagcatgaaaagttatattgtattatataaaataaatataataattttgtataatttttaacaaaaacaacataatttagataataatttATCACACAGTGAACCTAAGAATCCAACCGTTCAACTTAGGTctacaaatgagtcaagccgagCTCAAGATAACTTTAACTCGACTCGATTAAATacttattagctcgactcgagtTCGAACGAGTTTacaaatttgagctcgagctcgactcaacAATTACCTACAAGTTCGGTTCGACTCAAAAAacttaacataaaattaaattttcaaatatttattttaaattttagattttaatattaaaataaattatttattatccggctcgaaaaagctcgacaagtaATCGAGCAAGTATTATATAAGTTCGAATATTAaatgagctcgactcgaacttggtcaaagtcaaactcaaaTCGAGTTTTGACCGAGCAGCTCGCGAACAActcgactcatttgcagcctTAGTtccactaatttatttttattttaggttcCCTAGAAACGTCCTATAGAACGGTGCTAGGACCTTAACCTCTATGTTACgttttaaatgagaattgaaTTTAGTAAACAAAGTATACGAGTGACTGAGGAGACTGACTTGGTTGGTCTTGTGATTATTGTGTTGCTGCTTAACTATGTTAATGGTGTGAGGCTGACGAGTGGACTGAAGCGCCTTGATGATTCGCTGATCGGTTTTCCTATCCTCAAGATCAAGACTACAATCGATATCTTCCACAACAAGAATCGACTGATTCGCTGTCGAAATCAACAGCCTCCTTAAATCCCCGTTATCACGAATAGCAGTCAGCTCTAGATCATAGATATCAAAATTCAGGTAATTCGCAATCGCAGCAATCAAACTAGATTTTCCAGTTCCAGGAGGACCATACAGCAAGTAACCTCGCTTCCATGCCTTCCCAACCGTCCTATAAAACTCCTTCCTCTTAATAAACATATTCAGATCCTCGattatcatcttcttcatatCTCCGTCCATTGCCAATGTATCAAAAGTTGCAGGATGCACAAGATTAACACCGCTCCACGAGCTATCCATGTCCGAGTATCTCCTCGCATGCTCGTTTCCGAGAGTAAAGATCTTAAGAGTCTTCCTCTGTTCCTTTAGTTTGCGCGATTCCTCTATGACGAAAGGGAAATAGGAATCGAACACCAACTGTTTGAATCTTTTATTGAACACGAGTCTATAATACCTGATACTGGATTGCGACGACGACGAGGTGGAGTATTCTCCATGGAAACTAGACGTTCGACTCGATTTCACCTCTTGAGTGACCTGTATCCATTTGAATTGTGCGCCGTTGAAATGATCAACCATCTCCTCATTCCCGGCCATTGAGGTGTGGATATTTGTATCCTTATCCGGCATTGTGACTCTGAAAGTCGAGGTGGATTGGAAGATCTTAGAACCTAAATAGATTTCAGCTGCCTTGTAGAGCTGATTGAAGCCAAATCCGtcgagttcttcaacaatgaGAGTGATTTCGGAGGAGATTGACTTGTAGATCGTATTGATGCCTAATTTGAGATAATAGCGGAATTCGTCTGGGATTAGGTCACGTGAAATCGAGCGGATGAGGACGACAGTAGCAGCAACCGAGGCTGCCGTAGAAATCACTTTATGCAGAGAAGGTTGGACCTCGACGTCGGAAAACATGGTGGCTAGTCGTCGATCAGTCTGGAAAGCTGGACTTGAGTCAATGCAGAATTAAgtgagtcttcttcttcatcttcatgtTCAAAgatggattatatatattagagggTTTCTGGAGTGTGGAATGAGACGAACAGATGCAAATTTTTCAATGCTTGGGTCCCAATCTATTGTATATTTGACTAACAATATTAACTTTTTGACATTGGTTAAAAAAGTTAACTTAATATCTTAacttaactattatttttaagagaaatgattaggtgagggaatttggtgagggaatgatgtggcttaatcttattcgttgaaaaaatcaaataatttctctcttttctctctttcctcccacttttacattttccaaccaattaAGGtaatgccacgtcattccctcaccaaattctctcactaaattctctcactctatcactcctctatttTTAAATAGGAAGTGTACGGGATacggaaaaaaatatattgttacaacgtcccgcgcatatattaaatttagtgttgaatttaaaatataaagtgttattagtgtaattggttaaagagttgtacttattttgttattttgttagtgaaacatatctatagtatttttatttttaaccattttaagtttgtgggcgggtcaacccagaatctatgtatttttatttttaatcgttttaagtttgtgggcgggtcaacccagaatctatgtatttttatttttaaccgttttaagtttgtGGGCGGATCAACCTaaaatccgactcaaatatcttCTCGaccgacaattcagacactttcaaaattaagcattatatatatatatatatatatatatatatatatatatatatatatattagattaataatgtaaatatatattatttataatagttaaaattaataataaattattttatttttttaatagaattaaaaattctaatctatatataaatagatatcaATCaactcatataaataataatttaaaataaaatacttttaaatattttaataaagattaataattctaaatatatatacatataattttatttataatatattaaaatattaagaacttattctaataataagaaaatattatcaactaaaattatttagatttattcaattaaattcacaatatttttaaaagtgattataaatttattcaaacccaatttattttttcattctccATCTACGTTTCTagttctctttctctctttcatcCATAGATGTTTGTTGCAATTGAAGCTCATCCGcgtaaaatactttattttcgTTGTTTCAGGCACTCTACTTTGTGTATCAACCGCCGGTTCGTTTGACCTAGTGTCTCCGACGTAAACATTGTAAAACGTCTTGGCAATCGTTTCCACAGGtctatctctctctctatattctATTCTAATATATCGCGATGTTTCTTTAGGCATTTtgatatatgtttaattttggaGGTTCCTTCTTTCTGATTGTTCATCTAGATGTAGGCATTTTGATATAGGTTTATTTTGGAGGTTCATTCTTTTCGACTGTTCATCTAGATTTAGGCTTCCAGGTTCTATTGGATATCATATTGGAGACAACCCGATCGAGCTAGATGTAATACATTTCTTTGTGCAATGTTTCTTGTTAAAACATTGATgcttatttttgttatgtacTTATGTGGAGACTGGAGAGCATTGTTTGTGTTAATGGGTGAATTTTTGTTAACGTGTATTTACGGGTCCGTgtataagaatttaaaaaaatttcgtGTTTTTTCGTGTTGAATCGTGTCGTGTATATGTTGATCCTAAATTAATTTCGTGTATAACGGTTATGTTGTGTCGACCCGTTAATAAATAATTCGTGTTTGGGCTAAAAGGGTAGACACAATAAGTTTAATGGGTCGTGTATGGGTTGACCCATAATGGGTCGTGTACCATGAAGTACACGATACGAAACACGACCCGTTACTCGAATTGTCACCCCTAATTATAATCACTTTTCAGCAACGAAACtggtttgaaattgattttacttCACActcttttgatttattttcaaattataaaatatttaaataaatataaatatttattttatctatttttttaaatattttttggtttataaataattaatttgggttcaaatatgtataatattgatctcaaattatttattttatttatttaagccctcttaattaatttaggatcAAATGAATACAACTTATTCTTCAACGAATCAATCACCattctcaatcgacctctaatcttgtgaatcacacttttaatatttataatcaatGATTAATTAGTCGACATCttttgactcacactttttcatatgactctttatcatatttttacacGTCTCTTATTCATCGgtaaatcaaccaccaatctcaatcacattttcaaacGCCTGTTATTCATCAAAaaaccaatcaccaatctcaatcatagtttcacacgcctcttattcTTCAACAAATCAATCATTAGTCTCAATCGActtctaatcttgtgacctcatgATCTTTGTCACTCACATCTTATCCcttgacaaaccacatctcaatcacacttcacatgtctcttatccctaaaaaaataaacaaccaatctcaatcgacatttaatttcgtgacctcacactttggtcaatcaaatattttattcatattttttaatcactcTCATTTGTTACCATCCTATTATCCCTCGGaaaatcacacttggttaaaggattgtacttgtttttgttaggttgtaagttcgaaacacatatataacatttttaattttatttttatccatttcaagtttatgggcaggtcaactcATGATCCAatccaagtattcatttactcacacacacatatatatatatatatatatataaattaaccataactttcgacccgacaaaccaaacaaatttaaattaagcattaaatatatagattagtttgttaggaATATCGCACGTTTAt is part of the Impatiens glandulifera chromosome 1, dImpGla2.1, whole genome shotgun sequence genome and encodes:
- the LOC124921308 gene encoding AAA-ATPase At3g50940-like; protein product: MFSDVEVQPSLHKVISTAASVAATVVLIRSISRDLIPDEFRYYLKLGINTIYKSISSEITLIVEELDGFGFNQLYKAAEIYLGSKIFQSTSTFRVTMPDKDTNIHTSMAGNEEMVDHFNGAQFKWIQVTQEVKSSRTSSFHGEYSTSSSSQSSIRYYRLVFNKRFKQLVFDSYFPFVIEESRKLKEQRKTLKIFTLGNEHARRYSDMDSSWSGVNLVHPATFDTLAMDGDMKKMIIEDLNMFIKRKEFYRTVGKAWKRGYLLYGPPGTGKSSLIAAIANYLNFDIYDLELTAIRDNGDLRRLLISTANQSILVVEDIDCSLDLEDRKTDQRIIKALQSTRQPHTINIVKQQHNNHKTNQVTLSGILNFIDGLWSSCGDERIIIFTTNHKDRLDLALLRPGRMDLHVHMSYCTFCGFQTLAKNYLGLTEHALFDDVKSVLEMAMATPAEIAEQLLKSEQPETALGGVVRFLKDKIMENEEKEALRIREEEEEFQGKGVQVEENKPTIDNKMSTSERVNIYV